One Clavelina lepadiformis chromosome 1, kaClaLepa1.1, whole genome shotgun sequence genomic region harbors:
- the LOC143466028 gene encoding uncharacterized protein LOC143466028, translating to MPKRQRLDLLATQVELLTEYWQLGMRDLSDPRVSEAAVSAHLTENQVKVWIKDTWTKNSTSASTVGKLTNISCKRRVSGYNLYSSSLKKDGIGFRQWATKWKQLSDEKKKFWEKEGQKATLAERLAPITEKRIKHLKNRQLKIIDNAVSKQDDTITLIDDFLLKQV from the exons ATGCCTAAAAGACAGAG ACTCGATCTGCTGGCTACTCAGGTAGAGCTACTGACTGAGTATTGGCAACTAGGAATGCGAGATCTTTCAGATCCCAGGGTTTCTGAAGCCGCTGTTTCAGCACATTTAACGGAGAATCAAGTGAAG gTCTGGATAAAAGATACGTGGACAAAAAATTCCACCAGCGCTAGTACCGTAGGAAAACTTACAAATATCTCTTGCAAAAGAAGAGTGTCAGGGTATAACCTGTATTCTTCTTCTCTTAAAAAGGACGGAATTG GTTTTAGACAATGGGCAACAAAATGGAAACAACTGAGTGATGAGAAAAAGAAGTTTTGGGAAAAAGAAGGTCAGAAAGCAACTTTGGCAGAAAGGCTTGCTCCAATCACCGAAAAACGAATCAAGCATCTAAAAAACAGGCAGTTAAAAATTATAGATAATGCTGTGAGTAAACAGGATGATACCATTACTTTGATCGATGATTTTCTGTTAAAGCAGGTTTAA
- the LOC143465996 gene encoding uncharacterized protein LOC143465996 isoform X2 produces the protein MFCKMPLEPRTMKRSDKHRCNSQYTKHLTVANNQGIQHDVLVEFCGCESEGETLLRSNLWPCSPTSPQVAVSIELLELLRVLCLEKHVSTEGFCNALEYRYHRTPGQKAKVKKLSRILLQEVFEAYRHHVYQLQHMQDLNAGYCISGIDSGAVCPACEVSVANNNLYCFDGNFGLVRRKTAGIQSAFPRHQERFFCNQVEVDKFMNDYSEQETKLFDCSNFQAGSLIRSKKKSTKSDVKGVFGACCRHEFPKMFLDMKHGERLGYAVWILNQLLSSNKNLKICYDIACKLRSHLQRSCKQHH, from the exons atgttttgtaagaTGCCACTTGAACCACGTACTATGAAGCGCTCTGATAAACATCGGTGTAACAGCCAGTATACCAAGCATTTGACAGTTGCCAACAACCAAG GCATTCAGCATGATGTTTTAGTTGAATTTTGCGGTTGTGAATCTGAAGGAGAAACCTTGCTTCGATCTAATTTATGGCCTTGTTCTCCTACATCTCCTCAAGTTGCAGTTTCCATAGAACTTTTAGAACTACTTCGAGTGTTGTGTTTGGAAAAACATGTTTCGACAGAGGGGTTTTGTAATGCGTTGGAATATCGATACCATCGAACACCAGGtcaaaaagcaaaa GTGAAAAAACTTTCAAGGATACTGTTGCAAGAAGTGTTTGAAGCATACAGACATCATGTTTATCAATTGCAGCATATGCAGGACTTAAATGCGGGTTACTGTATATCAGGAATTGATTCAGGGGCAGTTTGTCCAGCATGTGAAGTG AGTGTTGCAAACAACAACTTATACTGTTTCGATGGAAACTTTGGCTTGGTGAGGCGCAAAACTGCCGGCATACAGAGTGCCTTCCCTCGGCACCAGgaacgatttttttgcaacCAAGTTGAAGTTGACAAATTTATGAATGATTACAGTGAACAagagacaaaattgttt GATTGTAGTAACTTTCAAGCTGGGAGTTTGATTCGTTCCAAGAAAAAAAGTACGAAATCGGATGTAAAAGGGGTGTTTGGTGCTTGTTGCCGACATGAGTTTCCTAAAATGTTCTTGGATATGAAACATGGAGAAAG GTTGGGTTATGCAGTATGGATTCTAAATCAGCTGTTGTCTTCCAATAAAAATCTCAAGATTTGTTATGACATTGCTTGCAAACTGAGATCACACTTACAG AGATCTTGTAAACAACATCACTGA
- the LOC143465996 gene encoding uncharacterized protein LOC143465996 isoform X1 has product MFCKMPLEPRTMKRSDKHRCNSQYTKHLTVANNQGIQHDVLVEFCGCESEGETLLRSNLWPCSPTSPQVAVSIELLELLRVLCLEKHVSTEGFCNALEYRYHRTPGQKAKVKKLSRILLQEVFEAYRHHVYQLQHMQDLNAGYCISGIDSGAVCPACEVSVANNNLYCFDGNFGLVRRKTAGIQSAFPRHQERFFCNQVEVDKFMNDYSEQETKLFDCSNFQAGSLIRSKKKSTKSDVKGVFGACCRHEFPKMFLDMKHGERLGYAVWILNQLLSSNKNLKICYDIACKLRSHLQVDLKSLPLK; this is encoded by the exons atgttttgtaagaTGCCACTTGAACCACGTACTATGAAGCGCTCTGATAAACATCGGTGTAACAGCCAGTATACCAAGCATTTGACAGTTGCCAACAACCAAG GCATTCAGCATGATGTTTTAGTTGAATTTTGCGGTTGTGAATCTGAAGGAGAAACCTTGCTTCGATCTAATTTATGGCCTTGTTCTCCTACATCTCCTCAAGTTGCAGTTTCCATAGAACTTTTAGAACTACTTCGAGTGTTGTGTTTGGAAAAACATGTTTCGACAGAGGGGTTTTGTAATGCGTTGGAATATCGATACCATCGAACACCAGGtcaaaaagcaaaa GTGAAAAAACTTTCAAGGATACTGTTGCAAGAAGTGTTTGAAGCATACAGACATCATGTTTATCAATTGCAGCATATGCAGGACTTAAATGCGGGTTACTGTATATCAGGAATTGATTCAGGGGCAGTTTGTCCAGCATGTGAAGTG AGTGTTGCAAACAACAACTTATACTGTTTCGATGGAAACTTTGGCTTGGTGAGGCGCAAAACTGCCGGCATACAGAGTGCCTTCCCTCGGCACCAGgaacgatttttttgcaacCAAGTTGAAGTTGACAAATTTATGAATGATTACAGTGAACAagagacaaaattgttt GATTGTAGTAACTTTCAAGCTGGGAGTTTGATTCGTTCCAAGAAAAAAAGTACGAAATCGGATGTAAAAGGGGTGTTTGGTGCTTGTTGCCGACATGAGTTTCCTAAAATGTTCTTGGATATGAAACATGGAGAAAG GTTGGGTTATGCAGTATGGATTCTAAATCAGCTGTTGTCTTCCAATAAAAATCTCAAGATTTGTTATGACATTGCTTGCAAACTGAGATCACACTTACAGGttgatttaaaaagtttaccTTTAAAGTAA
- the LOC143448223 gene encoding uncharacterized protein LOC143448223, with protein sequence MAPKSNIIRRLKAKYSVKIKGRRKRSVSLFCKTFTPALSASNDSPLLPLNTSELNDSSASYSGYNDSSAIGKQCYSEKRQKLSKNWRELEKKLLVINTRTAGKKVYL encoded by the exons ATGGCTCCGAAATCG AATATTATTCGTCGACTTAAGGCAAAATACAGTGTTAAGATTAAAGGAAGACGAAAAAGAagtgtttctttgttttgcaaaaccttTACTCCAGCTCTATCTGCCTCCAATGATAGCCCTTTATTACCCTTAAATACTTCTGAATTAAATGACAGTTCGGCCTCTTACAGTGGATATAATGATTCTTCGGCCATTG gAAAGCAGTGCTATTCAgagaaaagacaaaaactaTCTAAGAATTGGAGGGAgttggaaaaaaaattgcttgtaattaacactagaacggccggAAAAAAAGTTTACCTCTAA